A region of the Clostridium estertheticum subsp. estertheticum genome:
TAAATTGGTCAATAATATCTAACAGAAAGGTAATAATATTTGTGCCGGACGCACAAAAGGCTATGTCAGTATTCGCGTACCTTAGTAATTTTAAAAAAAAGTTAAGTGAAAATATAGTTTTATTTATTAAAAGTAGAAGCGATGATAATATTAAAGTAAACTTTATGAATAAAGATAAGGGAATACTTGTAACAAATGACTTTGAAGAAAACTATTTAGAATTCCATTCGATTGATGTTATAGTTTACTTTGCTGATAACGTGAAATTTGACTATAAACAATTATTTTTTTTATCAAGCAAGGTCGGAAGATTTGAGAATATACAAAGGGGCGAGGCTATATTTTTAGCTAATGCCCAAACTGTTCAAATGGATAAAGCTAAAAGTATGGCTAGTAAATTTAATGAGAAAGCGTGGGAAAGAGGATTATTAAATATATAAAAAAGATACTTTATTGTTTAGTTCAAGTTATATATTCTGGTGATGAATCATGCGTAATATGTAGTGGATATAGTGAAGAAAGTGAAGCGCTATGCACTGTATGTAGAAAAAAACTTAGACGCTCCGAGGAAAGCTTTTATATAGGTAGTAGCGAAGAAGAATATGTTGCAAGGTCAGTGTTTTATTATTCGAGTATTGTTAAAGAACTGATTATTAGACTCAAATATAAAAATGATTTTATATGTGGCGAAATTTTGGCTAAATATATGCTGGAATCTGTTAAAAATAATTATTTGGAGTTTGATTTAATATCTTATGTACCTATGACTAAAAGAGCACTAAAAAATAGAGGATATAATCAAAGTGAGTTTTTGGCAAAATACTTATCACAATTTTTAAGTATTCCAGTTACATGCAATTTGATTAAAACGGAAGATACTAAAGATCAAATAGGTCTAAGTGGCGATCAAAGGTGGGACAATATGAAAAAATGCTTTGAAATTAAAGGAAGCGAGTTTATAAAAAATAAAAATATTTTACTTGTAGATGATGTTATAACCACTGGGGCTACAGCGTTTCATTGCGCACATATGCTAAAAGAGAATGGAGCGAATAATATTTTTATATTGACTATAGCCAAAAGTAATGTATAATACTGATTGTAGTAAGTTAGGTTTGTGGTTGAAAGTCGAGGCCAGTCGCAGGCGAAACGATCCACGTAAGTTAAACAAAGTTTAGTGAGCATGGTGCGGCTTAGAGGTTAGTCCTGCCGTTTTAACGAGCGAGAGTGTTAGTAGTGAGAAGGTAATTCTGGGTAGCAAAAGCTCCAGCAGGCGAGTGTGGGGGCAAAGACCAGGTCAACTAACTTACTATATAAAAACTCCTAATATAATATTAGGAGTTTTTATTTTTTCGTTTATGTAAACGATTGAAACATAAAAACAATTATAGTTAATTAACAATTCACATAAAGAAATAGAGTAATAATTAGGAATATTAAGGGATTGTCATTTAAATTGCTTTAATATTACGTAAATTCTGAATTTATGGTTGCTATTTAGCATTAAGTGTAATAGAATTGAGATACAAAACATATAGCATTATTAAATATAAAACGTTATGTGGATATTAGAAAGGGGTTGTACGTATGAAAATTAAAGTAATAGGAAAAAACATGGAAGTAACAGAAGCATTAAGAAATATGATAGACAAGAAAATATCTAGATTAGATAAGTATTTTAATCCGGATGTGGAAGCTCAGACAACCATGAGTGTCCATAAGAACAGACATACTATAGAAATTACAATACCTTTTAATGGAGTTGTTTTGAGATCAGAAGAAGTAAATGATGATATGTATACGTCATTAGATCTTGTTGTTGACAAATTAGAAAGACAAATTAGAAAAAATAAAACGAAATTAGAAAAAAGAAATAAAGGAACATCCCTTAAATTTCAGGGTATACCACAATATGATAATAGTGAAGATAATGGTTTAGAACCTAAAATAGTAAAAACAAAGAAATTTGCATTCAAACCGATGTCTGCAGAAGAAGCAGTGCTTCAAATGGAGTTAGTTGGACATAGTTTCTTTGTATATATGAGTGATGGCAGTACAGAAGTGAATGGTAATTCAGAAGTGAATGTAGTATATAAAAGAAAAGATGGAAATTATGGGTTGATAGAACCACAGTTTTAAGATTTAAAGGATTAAAGTAATCATGGTTACTTTAATCCTTTTTTAGCTTTAACTTTAAAAATTAAAATTAATAGAAAGTATACAATTGTATAAGTTGAATAGAATTAAATTAAGTGGTATACTTTACAAGTGTATATTTGGGAAGTATTAAAAAGAATAGTGAGGATGAAAAAATATGAGTTTAATTAAAAAATTATTTGGTAGTTATAGTGATAGAGAAATAAAAAGAATAACTTCAACAGTCGATAAAATAGAAGCATTAGATCCAATGATGACTAATTTAAGTGATGAAGAACTTAAAGCGAAAACAGAAGAATTTAAGGCTAGTTTAAGTAATGGAAAGACTTTAGAGGATATTTTGCCTGAAGCATTTGCAGTAGTTAGGGAAGCTTCATGGAGAGTTCTTAAAATGAAGCATTTTAGAGTGCAACTAATTGGTGGAATAATACTTCACCAAGGAAGAATAACGGAAATGAAAACTGGTGAAGGAAAGACTCTTGTGGCTACGCTTCCATCATATTTGAATGCCCTAGAAGGAAAAGGTGTTCATGTAATTACAGTTAATGATTATCTTGCAAAAAGAGATAAAGAAGAGATGGGTAGAATACATGAATTTTTGGGTCTTACAGTGGGTGTAATTATTCACGATATAGATCAAACTCAAAGGCATGCGGCTTATGATGCAGATATAACATATGGTACAAATAATGAATTCGGATTTGATTATCTAAGAGATAATATGGTTGTTTATAAAGAAGAAAGAGTTCAAAGGGAATTAAACTTTGTAATCGTGGATGAGGTTGACTCTATATTAATAGATGAAGCTAGAACACCACTTATAATATCTGGAGAAGGAGAAAAATCTACAGACTTTTATAAAGTGGCAGATCATTTTGTAAAGACATTAGTAAAAGAAGAAGATTACACTATAGATGAAAAAGCCAGTGCTGTTATAATGTCTGATGAAGGTATAGATAAGGCTGAAAAGTTTTTCAGTTTAGATAACTATGCTGATGCAACAAACATGAATATACAGCATCACGTAGTTCAAGCTTTGAAAGCAAACTATATTATGAGAAAAGATAAAGATTACATGGAAAAAGATGGAGAAATAATTATTGTAGATGAATTTACTGGAAGACTTATGGAAGGTAGAAGATATAGTGATGGGCTTCATCAAGCAATTGAAGCAAAAGAGGGCGTAAAAATTGAAAAAGAGTCAAAAACTCTTGCAACTATTACATTCCAAAACTATTTTAGAATGTACTCTAAAATAGCAGGTATGACTGGTACTGCGCTTACAGAAGAAAATGAGTTTAGAGAAATATATGGACTTGATGTACTAGTAATACCTACAAATAAGCCTTTAGCAAGATTTGATAATGCGGATTTAGTTTTTAAGACTGTAAGAGGAAAGTATAAGGCTATAATAGATGAAATAGTTGAAACTCATAAGATAAATCAACCTGTACTTGTAGGTACTGTAAGTATAGAAAAATCAGAATTATTATCTGAGATGCTTAAGAGAAAAGGGGTTCCTCATCAAGTGCTTAATGCTAAATACCATGAGAAAGAAGCGGAAATAATAGCTCATGCAGGGTCACTTGGTATGGTTACTATAGCAACTAATATGGCAGGGCGTGGTACGGACATTAAACTTTTCGATGGCGTTATTGAAGTTGGTGGACTTAAGATAATTGGAACTGAAAGACATGAATCTAGGCGTATTGATAATCAACTTAGAGGTCGTGCTGGTCGTCAAGGTGATCCAGGAAGTACAAGATTTTATATATCGCTAGAAGATGACTTGATGAGAATATTTGGTTCAGATAGACTTCAAGGTGTTGTAGGGAAGTTAGGATTAACTGATGAAGATGCTATTGAAAGCAAAATGGTAAGTGGTGCTATAGAAAGTGCTCAAAAGAAGGTTGAAGGAAATAACTTTGATATAAGAAAAAATGTTGTTCAATATGATGATGTAATGAACCAACAGAGAGAAATAATTTATAAACAAAGAACAGAAGTTCTTCAAGGTGAAGATACTAAAGAACAAATTCAAGATATGATAAAAGATATTATTTTTACCACAGTTGATTCGCATATTACTGATGTTGAAGAAGAACTTGATGAAGAACTTGAAAAATTAATTAGTTATTTTGAGGAAATATTTCTTCCAAAAGATATGGTTACAGTAGATGAGCTTGGGAAATTAACTAATGAAGAAATCAAGGAAAAACTCTTAGAAATCGCTCAGAGAATCTATACCCAAAGGGGAGAAGATTTTGATGATGAACAAATAAGAGAAGTTGAAAGAGTTATTCTTTTAAGAGTAGTAGATAGTAAATGGATGGATCATATTGATGATATGGAACATTTAAAGCAAGGTATTGGACTTAGAGCTTATAAGCAGCAAGATCCAACACAAGCGTACCAAATGGAAGGTAGCGACATGTTTGCTGAAATGATTTATAACATAAAGACAGAAACTATTAAATACTTATTCCATGTTCAAATAGAAAGAGCACCAGAGAGAGAAATGGTTGCACAAATAACATCAACTAATCATGATGATTCTGTTAAACAAGAACCAACTATAAAAGAAGCTAAAACAGGAAGAAATGATGAATGTCCTTGTGGTTCAGGGAAAAAATATAAAAACTGTTGTGGCAGATAATAGTTATAACATGATGATTTAATTAGAAGTTAAAAAAGAGGCATACAATTTACTTTGCATGCCTCTTTTTAATGACATTTCAGAAGGTAAGTCCTCCACTTTTATAAGTGAGAGTATAAATAGCCTTCTGAAGTCATTGATATTCAGCTCCGCAGGAGATGATTAATATAATAGAAGAGGTGTTAATATTGGTAATATTAGTTGAAGAAATATGGAGTGGTTTAAACATATTAAAGGGCAATGTCGAAGAAATAATGGTGTCTCTTTGACGTAACATCTATGGAAAAAGAGTTAAAGGAATACGAGTTTAAAATGCAGGAACCTAGTTTTTGGGAAGACATTATAAAAGCTCAACAAATTACTAAATTAGCTAAGGGAATTAAGGATAAAATTGATAGAATTAATCTATTGATTAGTAAGATAGAAGATTTAGAAATGTTAACGCAGTTAAGTTCCGATGAAGGGGATGATTCCTCTTTAGTAGAAATAAAAGTTGAACTTAAAGATTTAGCGCGTATTGCTGATCAGTTTAGGTTAGAAATTTTATTGTCTGGAAAATATGATAAAAATAATGCTATTTTAACACTTCATACCGGTGCGGGTGGAAGTGATGCCCAAGATTGGACAGAAATGCTTTATAGAATGTACTCAAGATGGTGCGAAAAAAAGGGATATAAAGTTGAAGTTTTAGACTATCAACCATCGGATGAGGCAGGTATTAAAGCAGTTACATTAAAAATTACGGGTGAGTATGCCTATGGATATTTAATGGCTGAAAAGGGCGTTCACAGACTGGTAAGAATTTCACCTTTTAATGCAAATGGCAAGAGGCAAACTTCATTTGCATCCTGCGAAGTTCTTCCTGAACTTACTGAGGATCAAGATATTGAAATAAAGCCTGATGACCTTAGAATAGACACATATAGGTCCGGAGGTGCAGGAGGTCAACATGTAAACAAAACTGACTCAGCTATAAGGATTACACATATCCCTACTGGCATTGTAGTGCAATGTCAAAATGAGAGAAGTCAGCATAGTAATAAACAAACTGCAATGAAGATGCTTATGGCGAAACTCTTGATTTTAAAGGAAAGTGAGAAAAAGGATAGGATAGAAGACTTAACCGGGGATTTGAAAGAAAATGGTTGGGGGAGTCAAATTAGATCATATGTTTTTCATCCATATAGTATGGTTAAGGATCATAGAACTAATATAGAAGTAGGAAATGTAGATGCAGTTATGGATGGCGATATTGATAGTTTCATTGAAGAGTATTTAAGACAAAGTAATAAATAACTTATTTTCTATTATAAAAGGTTGTGTCAAAATAATTTGATTCAACCTTTTTTTTATCTATAAAGTGTTTATAGGCATGAAATAGTATATCTAGTTAAAGCGCCTAACATACTTCCTTCAACTACCTCGTTTAATTTATTTACCATTATCTTTGGAGGTTCCTTCATACTATTTTTTATCCATTGTACTGTTATACCTACAAAAGCATGAGTGTAAAAATCTGCAATAAAACTTTTATCAGTAGTTGAAACTTTTATGCCAGAGGAAACATCGTTTACTACTCCCATAATAAGATCATAGGTTTCTTTAAAAAGGTACCCATCAAATGCATTTTGACCAGGAGTATTAAGAGCATTAGTATAAAAGGATTTATTGTTCATTAAATATGTTAAAGTTTTATACATGGCATCAGTCCAATGTTCATAGTTTGTGCCACCGGCTAAATTTTCTATGGCTTCAGTATAATAAATCCAGTTTACAAGATCGAATTTATCTTTGAAATGATAATAAAAGGTTTGTCTGTTAACGCCACAATTATCTGCAATTTGACGAATTGAAATTTTTGCGAGTGGTATTGTCTCCATTAATTTCTTAATTGATAGAGCAAGAGCTTTTTTAGTTATTTGGGATCCCGACATTAGTATCACCTACAAACATATGAATTAATAAAAGCAAATAATAATATTAACTTTTACTAACTTTATTATAACAAAAGGAATACGTGCATTCAAGAAAAAAGATAAGTGCATGGTTTTAGACTATTGATATGCTATTTTGATATCATTTACATAATAAACAACAATTTATTTTTCGACAAAAATTGTTTTAAATTAAATTTGTAAAAATAAAATTAGATAACAATGTAAAAAATAAATGAAAATATTTACTTTTAACATTAATATAAGAAAAAAATGAATAAAATGTTAAAATTTATATAAATGTGGTATATAGTGAAATTATTAAAAAAATTTAGGGAGGTACAATACATGTCAAAATTAAAATCAAGGGTTTATTCCTTTATAGTGAGCATATCTATGTTAGCTTTTATATTACCAACTTCTGAGGTGAGCGCTCAAACACTACAAGCAAAAACACTTTCAGATGCATTAACAAAGACGAGTATGGCAACATCATCGGAAAGTAATGGAAAACTAAGTCTTAAATTAAATGGTGAAGGACTTTCAAAAAGTGAACAACAACAATTTACACAAGTAAGTAAAATGTTAAATAATTTACAAGTAGTTTTCAATTCGAAAACAGCTGCAAGCAAAGAGGGTAAAATCTCGAAACAATATATTAAAACAATAGCAAATGTAGGAGGAACTCCTTACAACGCTGAGGTATGGAGTGACATGAACGTAAAAGGTAAAAATGTCGTAGCCAAGGAAATTGTAAAATCACCACAATTATTTAAAATGATGTCTCAATCTAAAAACATAAATAAATACATGATTATGGATTTCCCTCAAGGAGAAAATGGTAGTATTGATTTTAAGAAAATGATGAGTGGAAACAAGGAATTACAAAAATTGATTTTAACTATTACTCAAAAGTATTCATCACAATTAAATTTAAAAGGTGTTGTAACTAAGGATGGTAATGTATATAAAGTTAAAATTGATGATGCTAAGTTCAAAGAAATTATAAGAAAAGTAGTTAACATAACTGCAGAAAATAAGGAAATACAGGGTCTTATAAAAAATTATGTGGTTACATCAATGAAGAATAGTGGATCGTCAACTAAAGATATTAACAATACAAAAATTCAAATGGAACAGATGTTTACTAAAATTCAATCACAAAAGTTCTTAGATGCATTTAATAAAAACATGGACAAACTTGATAATATTAAGATACTTGGAAATAAAGGAATTGAAATTGCATATACAATAGATAAAAATGGATATGTAATAGGTACAAAAGGTAACATAGAAATTGTTATAGATGCAGCGAAGTTAGAGAAAGCCTTTGGAACAACAGGTCAAAGTGCATTGAAGGGTATATATACAGCAGATATAAAATTTGAAGTAAATAACAAAAATATTAATAAAAAGGTTAATGTTAAGTTACCAAAAATCACTGCGAAAAATTCATTTAATTATACTGAACTAATTAATGGTACACAACAAACACAAAAAGTAGAAGCACCTAATGAAGTTATAAAAAGTTCTAAATAGTTGTAATGGAACCAAGTTTAAAAGGAAATGCAAATAAAAATCGTCTCACTTTTTAAAAGTGAGACGATTTTTATTTGCATTTTAAATTTAAAAGTGGGATTTAATATGCTCTTCCCCAGATAACATTCGCTTTAGCTGGTTTACCACAACATAAGCAAACACCTGCATCCTCTGGTTGCTCAAATGGCATACATCTAGATGATGCGCCAGCAACCTCTTTTACTTTTTCCTCGCAAGAGAGGTCTCCACACCAAGGAGCATTAACAAAACCTAAAGTCTTATCAAGATTTTCTTTTAATTCTTCAACAGTTTTTGCACTAAAGGTCCTAATATTTTGTGCATCGCTAGCTTTTTCAAAGAGAGATTTTTGAATATCAATTAAAAGTTCTGGAATTTTTGATTCTAGTTCATCCATAGGAACAAATAATTTTTCACGGGTATCTCGCCTTACTAGGACTACTTGATTTTTTTCTATATCTTTTGGTCCAACTTCGAGTCTAAGTGGAACACCTTTCATCTCATATTCACTGAATTTCCATCCAGGCATTTTATCGCTAATATCTATTTTTACTCTAGCAACTTTTGATAACATATTCTTAAGTTCTGTTGCTTTTTCAATTACGCCTTCTTTATGTTGTGCAACTGGCACGATCATAAGTTGAATTGGAGCTATAGCTGGTGGAAGTATTAGGCCATTATCGTCACCATGAACCATAATTAAAGCACCAATAAGTCTTGTAGACATTCCCCAAGAAGTTTGGTGAACATAAGCAAGTTTACCAGTTTTATCTGAATACTGGATGTTAAAAGCTTTTGCAAAACCATCTCCAAAATTGTGAGAGGTTCCACATTGTAGTGCTTTACCATCATGCATTAAACTTTCAATTGTGTAAGTTTCATTTGCTCCAGCAAATTTTTCTTTTTCTGTTTTTTTACCTTTTATAACTGGAATAGCAAGGGTTTCTTCACAAAATTTAGCGTATATATTAAGCATTTTAAGAGTTTCTTCTTTTGCTTCTTCCTCAGTTGCATGTGCGGTATGGCCTTCTTGCCATAAAAATTCTGAACTTCTAAGAAAAGGTCTTGTGGTTTTTTCCCAACGCACTACTGAGCACCATTGATTATATAATTTAGGAAGATCGTTGTAAGATTGAATTATTTTTGAATAGTGATCACAAAATAATGTTTCGGAAGTAGGTCTTACGCAAAGCCTTTCTGCGAGTAGTTCATTACCTCCGTGTGTTACCCAAGCAACCTCTGGAGCAAAGCCCTTAACGTGGTCTTTTTCCTTTTCAAGTAAGCTCTCAGGAATGAACATTGGCATATATACATTTTCATGTCCTGTATCTTTAAACATTTGATCCAATATTTTTTGAATGTTTTCCCATATTGCATAACCATAAGG
Encoded here:
- a CDS encoding ComF family protein — translated: MGKRIIKYIKKILYCLVQVIYSGDESCVICSGYSEESEALCTVCRKKLRRSEESFYIGSSEEEYVARSVFYYSSIVKELIIRLKYKNDFICGEILAKYMLESVKNNYLEFDLISYVPMTKRALKNRGYNQSEFLAKYLSQFLSIPVTCNLIKTEDTKDQIGLSGDQRWDNMKKCFEIKGSEFIKNKNILLVDDVITTGATAFHCAHMLKENGANNIFILTIAKSNV
- the hpf gene encoding ribosome hibernation-promoting factor, HPF/YfiA family encodes the protein MKIKVIGKNMEVTEALRNMIDKKISRLDKYFNPDVEAQTTMSVHKNRHTIEITIPFNGVVLRSEEVNDDMYTSLDLVVDKLERQIRKNKTKLEKRNKGTSLKFQGIPQYDNSEDNGLEPKIVKTKKFAFKPMSAEEAVLQMELVGHSFFVYMSDGSTEVNGNSEVNVVYKRKDGNYGLIEPQF
- the secA gene encoding preprotein translocase subunit SecA codes for the protein MSLIKKLFGSYSDREIKRITSTVDKIEALDPMMTNLSDEELKAKTEEFKASLSNGKTLEDILPEAFAVVREASWRVLKMKHFRVQLIGGIILHQGRITEMKTGEGKTLVATLPSYLNALEGKGVHVITVNDYLAKRDKEEMGRIHEFLGLTVGVIIHDIDQTQRHAAYDADITYGTNNEFGFDYLRDNMVVYKEERVQRELNFVIVDEVDSILIDEARTPLIISGEGEKSTDFYKVADHFVKTLVKEEDYTIDEKASAVIMSDEGIDKAEKFFSLDNYADATNMNIQHHVVQALKANYIMRKDKDYMEKDGEIIIVDEFTGRLMEGRRYSDGLHQAIEAKEGVKIEKESKTLATITFQNYFRMYSKIAGMTGTALTEENEFREIYGLDVLVIPTNKPLARFDNADLVFKTVRGKYKAIIDEIVETHKINQPVLVGTVSIEKSELLSEMLKRKGVPHQVLNAKYHEKEAEIIAHAGSLGMVTIATNMAGRGTDIKLFDGVIEVGGLKIIGTERHESRRIDNQLRGRAGRQGDPGSTRFYISLEDDLMRIFGSDRLQGVVGKLGLTDEDAIESKMVSGAIESAQKKVEGNNFDIRKNVVQYDDVMNQQREIIYKQRTEVLQGEDTKEQIQDMIKDIIFTTVDSHITDVEEELDEELEKLISYFEEIFLPKDMVTVDELGKLTNEEIKEKLLEIAQRIYTQRGEDFDDEQIREVERVILLRVVDSKWMDHIDDMEHLKQGIGLRAYKQQDPTQAYQMEGSDMFAEMIYNIKTETIKYLFHVQIERAPEREMVAQITSTNHDDSVKQEPTIKEAKTGRNDECPCGSGKKYKNCCGR
- the prfB gene encoding peptide chain release factor 2 (programmed frameshift): MVILVEEIWSGLNILKGNVEEIMVSLDVTSMEKELKEYEFKMQEPSFWEDIIKAQQITKLAKGIKDKIDRINLLISKIEDLEMLTQLSSDEGDDSSLVEIKVELKDLARIADQFRLEILLSGKYDKNNAILTLHTGAGGSDAQDWTEMLYRMYSRWCEKKGYKVEVLDYQPSDEAGIKAVTLKITGEYAYGYLMAEKGVHRLVRISPFNANGKRQTSFASCEVLPELTEDQDIEIKPDDLRIDTYRSGGAGGQHVNKTDSAIRITHIPTGIVVQCQNERSQHSNKQTAMKMLMAKLLILKESEKKDRIEDLTGDLKENGWGSQIRSYVFHPYSMVKDHRTNIEVGNVDAVMDGDIDSFIEEYLRQSNK
- the dhaS gene encoding dihydroxyacetone kinase transcriptional activator DhaS codes for the protein MSGSQITKKALALSIKKLMETIPLAKISIRQIADNCGVNRQTFYYHFKDKFDLVNWIYYTEAIENLAGGTNYEHWTDAMYKTLTYLMNNKSFYTNALNTPGQNAFDGYLFKETYDLIMGVVNDVSSGIKVSTTDKSFIADFYTHAFVGITVQWIKNSMKEPPKIMVNKLNEVVEGSMLGALTRYTISCL
- the proS gene encoding proline--tRNA ligase, producing MAKGKKFVESITSMDEDFAKWYTDIVKKAELADYASVRGCMVIRPYGYAIWENIQKILDQMFKDTGHENVYMPMFIPESLLEKEKDHVKGFAPEVAWVTHGGNELLAERLCVRPTSETLFCDHYSKIIQSYNDLPKLYNQWCSVVRWEKTTRPFLRSSEFLWQEGHTAHATEEEAKEETLKMLNIYAKFCEETLAIPVIKGKKTEKEKFAGANETYTIESLMHDGKALQCGTSHNFGDGFAKAFNIQYSDKTGKLAYVHQTSWGMSTRLIGALIMVHGDDNGLILPPAIAPIQLMIVPVAQHKEGVIEKATELKNMLSKVARVKIDISDKMPGWKFSEYEMKGVPLRLEVGPKDIEKNQVVLVRRDTREKLFVPMDELESKIPELLIDIQKSLFEKASDAQNIRTFSAKTVEELKENLDKTLGFVNAPWCGDLSCEEKVKEVAGASSRCMPFEQPEDAGVCLCCGKPAKANVIWGRAY